The Medicago truncatula cultivar Jemalong A17 chromosome 7, MtrunA17r5.0-ANR, whole genome shotgun sequence genome includes the window AACTGgagatccaaagtagctgtttctcatttcaacattatctaagaagaacgaagaattgaaagggaggtatcaacggtcatttggatagcactgagtatttgtccttcgttaacagagttgacaaagtacaagtgtacaaccactacctccactactctgttttgtccacgctacaagacaagacaacaactatgcctgcagaatttgtgccttcaagatgggaatgaatttgaagctaattcttcaaaggactacacccaaatcaggcaaaggattactggtgaatgatcaaaggattccaaacgactctttagacgtgcaaatcatctcaacgtctctttcacacctctatataaaggagtaaagacttgaagattgtagatagagatatacaagttaaaaagcgccaaaactctgtcaatttgattctacaaagcacactgaatttctgcactgatttgatatatcttagaaattcaaaagtctagagtctttaacgtattgtattgtgaacaccactgattgtatatcaagtgttcaagtcaaacttatttcattgtatttttgtttgatcagaagcctcttgcctgcgtgcttgagcattagaagactcttgcttagtgcttgagcattggaagactcttgcgtgtgtgcttgagcatttttgagaagtctcatacttagagagtattgagcatttgtaatctttgtgattatagtgaaatctccttggaagtgcaagggggactggactacttccgatttgtggaaggaaccaggataactgcttgtatcttgcttttcttttctctgctttgatcttttccgctgcataccTGATTCTGAttatttcatcagaagcattctcaaactgcttctgaagttttatcagaagaagtatttttagagagaaaaagaaaacacaattcaacccccccttcttgtgtttttcttacCTTCAAAGTTGTTTTGAgaaagctgttttttaaaaagagatcgtaataagttgtttttgataagataaactgttttttaaaaagagaacgTAATAAactttttgcataaaataagttgttttgaataagttatttttttataaaaatatcgtataagttgtttttcataagataaattgttttgaataagctgttttttaaaagagattgtaataagttgtttttgcataaataagttgttttgaagaaataaactattcagcttttaattttttaatttgttcttttttttagtaaaagtgttTTGTTCGTTGGATAAaaaataaccaataaaaaatgattCATTGAATCTTTTAAATAAGTTGGATGTATTATTGGagtcatcaatattttttaatggattAATTGAATCCAATccgttaaaaataaattgtttgacGGATGGATCATATAGATTCTGTAATAGATAGATCAGATGGATATGTATTTGATGGATTCAATTGACACCTCTAAGTGCTCACATGTTTGAtcgaataattgattattttttctcttgttaattATTTCCGAAAATTCTCTTATTAATGTCTTAATATTATGGCTCCTTTGCACATGTTTCATAACCCTTATTTGTGTGTTATATATTAAAATGTGATACTTAGCCTGTGGAAAAACATGAATTAGGTATCTAATCCTAAGAAATTAAAAGCCAAGCAAGGAATGAATAAAAGGAGAAGCCGCATGGAAACAGAGGAAGAGACATACAGTTAAATTAAAGAACAGTAAAAGAAAATATCCTTTTTCTGTGAATTTTACTTTTCTTGTCCAATGAGTAAAGTGATGGACATTATATGGTAGTGAAGATTGGGGATAAAACTCGATTAAAGTGAAggtgtaataatttttttaagcaagCATATTTACTTATCTTGTTCATTAGGTAAAgtattttctatatataatacgcattttgatttgtattttcatCAAGTTTGAAAGATCAATATCCCTCAACCATTATCATATTGAATGAATGATGGCATCCGAAactattaaagaaaaatttgtggaactacaaaaatcaaagcaaataCCCCAAAATTCAAGACCGAAGATACAAAGGGTGCTAAAGTCTCTCAGAAATAGAAAAAACTTTGAGAAGCATTACTCACCCAAGTGTGTGTCAATAGGTCCTATTCATCATCATAACACAAATCTGATATTAGCAGAGAAGTACAAACTTATGTGGGCAGCAAAATACATAGAAAATAACGGATACATTCCAGAGGATCTACACAAAAAGATTGCTGATAACATTGATGAACTGAAGGGTCATTTTGACGATGATGTTTTAACTTCAACCAGATGGTCTCTTGCAGGCTTTCGTAGCCTTGAAGAAAAGTTGTCGTGGATGTTGTTCGTGGATGGATGTTCTTTGCTGTATATCTTGGAGAAAGCGAATCTTAATGAACCATGGCACATGAATATTAAGGTTGATCAACTGGTTCTTGTGATGATGGATGTGCTTTTGTTGGAGAATCAACTTCCTTATCAAGTACTCAAGCTATTGTGGAAGATGAAGACGAGAGTGGCTTGATAGAAAGCATGATGAATTTCCTCGACTGTCATCATTGGGCCACACCAGATGAGTCACAGTCAGGGAAGAAGAAGGACATGGttccaaaaagaaaaggagaaggaGTCACAGTCAGAGACACCCTTTCATCTTCTTGATCTTCAGCGTAATACCATCCTCATTACATCTACAACCAAGGtacaacaaaaatattagagaaaaaaattaaaatttgtcacTAAATTATTTGTCTATAAAACTTAatgcaaaattaataaaatatttttccttttttccgTTTCTAAATTTCATCactatttcaactttttttgtaTTAGTTAAAGTTTAACTATcattaattttcaactttttgagaaataaactgacataatttctatttttggtATATTATGAACATGTGCCCTTAGTGCACATGTTAgtattttccatattttaattACAAAGTGGAGATAGTGATTAGAGAGGGGTGTGCATAATAGTGATTAGAGGgttaaactaaactaaaataattaatactaagtataaaggataaaataacaattgttttaaaatgtttttctttgcaaaatatgatattttattaCTGCAAGAGgaatgaaattttgaaattttaatgttaTGATCCAATCCATTTCTGTTTGAAACATAGATTAGAAACAATGAAGCTAACAAAGAGAATTTGAGTAAGAAGAGTCGAGATGAAAAGGTCAAGATGATGACATACCGGAACATACAAGATCTAAGAGATGTAGGAATAAATTTTAAGTCAAGCAAGACGAGAAGGCCAAGAGACATAGATTTCTCTGAAGGATTGTTCACTGCAGAACTGACTCTTCCTGAGATTGTTGTGGACGACTCATCAGCCACTACATTCCTCAACCTGATAGCATATGAGATGTGTCCAGATTTTCATAACGACTACGGGATTTGTTCTTTTGCAGCGTTCATGGACTCGCTTATCGACAATCCTGAAGATGTGAAGTTACTGAGATCAAAAGAGATTTTGCTCAATTCCCTTGGGAGTGATGAGGAAGTTGCTGAACTTTTCAATATCATAAGTACTGACTTGGTACCTAATGCAGACACATATTTAGAGGTTAGAGCCAAAATACATGATCATTACCGTAATAGATGCAATACATGGATAGCGCAGGGTTTTCGCACTTACTTCAGCAGTCCTTGGGCCATTATTGCATTCATTGCTGCTCTCATCGCGCTTGTTCTTACTTTCATTCAGACATGGTTTACGGTTAACCCGCCAAGCAAATAAAGGTGGTTCGTTGTGATAATGTTGTTTTCGTTATGACACTCATCACTTGTCTGTGGATTTTTAATACGttgagtttttttaatgaataaattttcTGTGAAATTTTCGTGTACGTCTTAACTTGagtatttcaaaaataaagagTGCTTTTATATTTCTGCTAGGTGTTTGAATTGAAACATGAATAAATTAATACTCTAATAGATGATCTATGTGTTTCTATATTGTTGAGATTATGTGGATTTTATTTAGATGAGTTATTTAATATTGTGTTCATCGATATTGCAATAAGTGAATAGATCAAATGAGTTGATAAGACTAGTATATATTATGGAAAATGATTCATAAACACCCTTGTCCCATACCACTTTTGTACACACCCCATTAGaagggcattttggtatttTCACAAACCCTTTCTTCAATCCTTTCACTCTCTGCAACAGAaatactttctttcttttttccttccttCTCCTCACCGGCCACCAACCACCGCCGTCACAACCACCATCTCCGCCGTCATTGACCTCAAATCTCACTAGCACCACCATCGCCCTCAAATCTAATCACCATCATCACCATATCTCACACTCTCATCTCACCACCACCGTCGCCACCATCTTGACCTTCAGATCTCACCCTCCCCATCACCATCCTCCGTCGTCACCACCACCGTCTCCGCCATCCTCACCCTCTCTTCACCATATAAAACTATTAGATCTCACAACCACCGTCTCATCACCACAACCACTGTAGCTCGACATCTCAGACTTACCACCGGAACACAAAACACAGACGACGGCAACGACGAGTTATGGAAATTGTAAAGTCTGTCGTCACGGTGGCGGCGACGGTGACATGAACTGATTccaatctgattttttttttaatttgatttgtgtTGTCTCAGTTGAAGGATGTGATTCTCATTGGTTTGGAATGGTTGTTGGTTCAGTTTTTGGTCTGAGTGGGGTGGCGGAGAGAACACGAAGGGAGAGAGGAAGAGAAAGGCTTCTctgtgtttttcttcttctttctgttgtgttttttttttttttaagagggaCACATATCACACATTTGTGTGGAGGTTAAAAAGTGTGTATAATTAAAGGGTGTATGTGTATAAGCACTCATATATTATAGAGTGATTCATAGACATGACAATgcacaaagtttttttttgtaaaaatttaaaaaaaaaaaggacaaagtCTTTTTGTTTACGAAATAACCTAACAACAAAATTCAACTAAAATCTAATCACTagctatgaaaatgaaaaaattgatgaatAATTTCTTTACCAACTTCAACAcaagcattttttttaaggaaacttcTTCACAATTAAGtgcaatagaaaaaaaatagaaacggACATGTTAGTTCACATCTTTCCACTaatagaacttaaaaaaaaatcaattattttaaggCTCCATTTGTGAGAAGTAGTAAGGTAACAATGCCATACATATATTGGgagcttaaaaaaaattgcttacGGAGCTcaaattggaaaaaaataaaaaaattacttttgcGATGGAATTAGAAAACAACTGCTCATGGATCATAGAAAATTACTATTTCGTTGTATTTTGCGATGGAAGGAAGTACCTTTCATCAAGTCAAAATCTTAAAAcccttgtaacaaaaaaaaaaaaaatagtatcagATCCATGAAATTGAGGAGATGGATGTAGGTGATTGAGTGCCGCATAACCACGTGATGTTTtagtaaagttttttttttttaatctgagCCGTTTAATATATCTAATGATTGTTATTAATAGTTCTCATCTCTCACGATAGATATTATGAAATTTGACAAGAATCAAAACTCTTTCGAATTCAAAAGCATTCAAACACTTAGAATCTTTTTATTAAACTTAGTATCTTAAAATCTCATTCTTAAAGTTAATTTACCACTCTTTGAGATCTAAAAGTGTAAactctctccctctccctctttCAGGAAAAAgtcaatcaaattcaaccccTTCTAGTGTTTATCTCACCTACATGTATATTATTACCATTATTGAAATAGAAGCAatgttcttgaatttttttcataattttttgtagGCATATTTATAACTTTAAAATACGGTTTTCCACacaaaataatagaatttttCCACAAAagggattctagggttaagaattgTCTATTATGGTTTTAGATTGATTACTGGATGCCTTGAGAATGATCTCAAGAATAGTATTTATAGCCCGCTATGGACTTGAGTTTTTGTTGCTTGGCTTCCAAGCAAGAggggtatttatgtattttggGTGGTTTAATTTCTAGAAGATAAGGAAGGCGGCGTCCTATGGAGGACGCGCCTGGATCTTAATAACCCTTTTGGAGGGTGTCTGAACCTTCCTAGAGGGTGCCTAAGCCCTTCCAGAGAGCTTCTAGGcctttaggaatattatgacggttcACAGTCCTCCAAACACGAGTCTTGAAACAAGGCGAAGTGGTGTAAAATGTGGGGTTAGCCTTGCTAGAAGAAACCACAATCTTTGGAAGATTCATGGTGGTTCATGAACGTTCTTGATCATAGGGTATTCATAGACATGGCAACGCACAAAGTATTGGCTACAAAATACAATCACTATTTATCAACATGATTATATATTCTAGACTCACTATATACTTCTCACGCAAAATTGTAGAAATAATTTATGAATGTGacaaatgatttatatatcATAATTATTTAAGTGTAGTATATgtgaaaaaaatagataataagtAAAcgtgaaaaaatatatataattaagagTAATAGAAAAAACGGACAAATGTGTGCTTGTCTTTTCTTTAGTGCAATATGGTAGTTAAAAGCAAAAGTAGGGTGGTTTGCTTTTAACCACCATAAGGATTTGAAGATTAATTTTATCTGGAATATGTTGAAAAGGATCCCCTTTTGTTGAAACTCTAGCATTTATGTCTCGCAAAATAGTCCAAACACAAGAgaaccaaatcaaataaaaagcaTGACAAATGTTTTTTGAGAAACAACCCAACAATCAAAATTGAAGT containing:
- the LOC120576846 gene encoding UPF0481 protein At3g47200, yielding MMASETIKEKFVELQKSKQIPQNSRPKIQRVLKSLRNRKNFEKHYSPKCVSIGPIHHHNTNLILAEKYKLMWAAKYIENNGYIPEDLHKKIADNIDELKGHFDDDVLTSTRWSLAGFRSLEEKLSWMLFVDGCSLLYILEKANLNEPWHMNIKVDQLVLVMMDVLLLENQLPYQVLKLLWKMKTRVA
- the LOC11413443 gene encoding putative UPF0481 protein At3g02645; the encoded protein is MSHSQGRRRTWFQKEKEKESQSETPFHLLDLQRNTILITSTTKIRNNEANKENLSKKSRDEKVKMMTYRNIQDLRDVGINFKSSKTRRPRDIDFSEGLFTAELTLPEIVVDDSSATTFLNLIAYEMCPDFHNDYGICSFAAFMDSLIDNPEDVKLLRSKEILLNSLGSDEEVAELFNIISTDLVPNADTYLEVRAKIHDHYRNRCNTWIAQGFRTYFSSPWAIIAFIAALIALVLTFIQTWFTVNPPSK